A genomic window from Streptomyces broussonetiae includes:
- a CDS encoding GNAT family N-acetyltransferase, which yields MRTINGDDVNKAVASCVAALRPTVDRDWTAVNAGRLEWSCRQTAEHVASDLIAYAGQLAGRAQDAYVPFDITLDEGTGNAGLLHVIEATGALLAAAVRTTAPGVRAFHPYPFRSADREGFAAMGIAEVLLHTHDIAEGLELAYTPDEDLAESVLTWLFPHVQPGPAAWPTLLWATGRGELPGRAPVTDWRWRNNLTLPAERVTLTGLRPAAARDLRLGGDGGLDWIEGGPYEGTRDASGFLVKAYEAGVHRPEFGVFALVRHEDGRAVGGIGFHGVPDEHGWVEIGYDLAEGARGRGYATEALRTLADWALARDDVEMVFATIEHTNVPSQRVASRAGFARATVEEERLAHAEHGLEDGLQLYIRRA from the coding sequence ATGCGAACGATCAACGGGGATGACGTGAACAAGGCCGTCGCGAGCTGTGTGGCGGCGCTGCGGCCGACGGTGGACCGGGACTGGACGGCCGTCAACGCCGGGCGGCTGGAATGGAGTTGCCGGCAGACGGCCGAGCACGTCGCGAGCGATCTCATCGCCTATGCGGGCCAGTTGGCCGGCCGCGCCCAGGACGCGTACGTCCCCTTCGACATCACCCTCGACGAGGGCACCGGCAACGCCGGTCTCCTGCACGTGATCGAGGCGACCGGCGCGCTGCTCGCCGCCGCCGTCCGCACCACCGCGCCCGGTGTGCGCGCTTTCCACCCCTACCCGTTCCGCAGTGCCGACCGTGAGGGCTTCGCGGCGATGGGCATCGCCGAGGTACTGCTGCACACGCATGACATCGCCGAGGGCCTCGAACTCGCCTACACCCCGGACGAGGATCTGGCCGAGTCCGTCCTGACCTGGCTCTTCCCGCACGTCCAGCCCGGCCCCGCGGCCTGGCCGACCCTGCTGTGGGCCACCGGCCGCGGCGAGCTGCCCGGCCGCGCCCCGGTCACCGACTGGCGCTGGCGCAACAACCTCACCCTGCCCGCCGAGCGCGTCACGCTCACCGGCCTGCGCCCGGCCGCCGCCCGCGATCTGCGCCTCGGTGGCGACGGCGGCCTGGACTGGATCGAGGGCGGCCCGTACGAGGGCACCCGGGACGCCTCCGGCTTTCTGGTGAAGGCGTACGAAGCAGGCGTGCACCGGCCGGAGTTCGGGGTCTTCGCGCTCGTCCGGCACGAGGACGGCCGCGCCGTCGGCGGCATCGGCTTCCACGGCGTCCCGGACGAGCACGGCTGGGTGGAGATCGGCTACGACCTCGCCGAGGGCGCCCGGGGCCGGGGCTACGCCACCGAGGCGCTGCGCACGCTGGCGGACTGGGCGCTGGCCCGGGACGACGTCGAGATGGTGTTCGCGACCATCGAGCACACCAACGTCCCCTCCCAGCGCGTGGCGTCCCGGGCCGGGTTCGCCCGGGCGACCGTGGAGGAGGAGCGCCTCGCCCACGCCGAGCACGGCCTGGAGGACGGGCTCCAGCTCTACATCCGCCGGGCCTGA
- a CDS encoding DUF4031 domain-containing protein → MTLYIDPPTWPGHGRMWSHLVSDVSYDELHAFAQKLDVPRRAFDGDHYDLPAHRYADAVAAGALEVGSREVVRLLHASGLRRRKRQGAQARRM, encoded by the coding sequence GTGACCCTGTACATCGACCCGCCCACCTGGCCGGGGCACGGGCGCATGTGGTCACACCTGGTCAGCGATGTGTCCTACGACGAACTCCACGCGTTCGCCCAGAAGCTGGACGTGCCGAGACGCGCCTTCGACGGCGACCACTACGACCTTCCGGCGCACCGGTACGCGGACGCGGTGGCGGCCGGGGCGCTCGAGGTCGGCAGCCGTGAGGTGGTGCGGCTGCTGCACGCCTCCGGGCTGCGCCGGCGCAAGCGCCAGGGGGCTCAGGCCCGGCGGATGTAG